From Alloacidobacterium dinghuense:
ACGCAGGTGGAGGCGATCAGCAGCAGCCTCAGGCCATCCTCATACTGAGCCTTCATGGATGCTACTCCGGCACCGCCAGGTACCAGATGCAACGTTTGCTGCTGCCAGAGTTGCTTCTCGCCCGGCTCCATGTCGGGAACATGACTGGCGAGCCAGTCATGGAATTCAACCCTGAGCTTTGCCTCAAGCGTCTTTGGATTCACTCCCGGATGCACTCTTCCGAGCAAGTCGAGGAAGTTGCCATTCGGCCTTTTCAGGCGCGCCGTCGCACCATCGATCAACAACTCTGTCGTGAGCGGCAGCCAGAGATCCGGCATGTTAAACCCAGATAGCCTGCCACCATAGAATCCCGGCGGAGTAACCCCAATCACGGTGAACGGATGTCCGTTGATCTGATAGCTGGCGCCCACGACGGAGGGATCGGATCCGTATTTCTGGCTCCAGATGTGGTAGCTCATCACCGCTACCGACGGCGCGCCTTCCTTATCGTCCTCGTCGGTCATGAGCCTACCGATCCATGGTTGGATGCCAAGGGTCCTGAAGAAATTTCCCGATACATACTCGCCATTGCGCGTGTCGACCGGAGCCTGCGATCCTTCTCTGCGGACGCCGAGAGGCGCATTGCCTGCCTGCAGTGCAGCCAAGTCTGAGAACTCCGGCGTATGCGCACGAAAGTTCTTGTATGCCTCCCACGAGAACAGCGAGAAATCCCCGTCGTCACCCTGGACGTACCCACCCCAGTTGCAGCAGCGGTCCAGGTCTCCAATCCGCCACAGCTCATCTGGTTTGGTCACCGGCAGCGATTTCAACAACACCTGGTGCACAAGCGTGAAGATGGCCGTTGTCGCACCGATGCCCAGTGCCAGCGTGATCACAGCTGTCGCGGTAAACCCCGGTGCTTTTCGTAGTTGTCGCAGTGCGTCCCGCAAATCTGCCAACATCCCGTCCCCCAAGTGGTGTTTCGGTGGTTTCTTTGTATCTTGAAGCCAAATAATGTCGAGCACGTTGCCTACCGTTCTTGAGGTCACCGACTCTTTGAGAATGAAGGACTTAAGCGAACCGTGGCAAGGGTTTCTGTCCGCAAATGGCCTCATCTGTTCGGAATCGAACAGTTTTGGTTGGATCTGCGACGAACGGGCACTTTTCTGGGAATCATGTATACATGGCGGTGAAAATTTATCCATAATGAACCGGCTAACGCAGGTTCCTCGCATCTTTCTCTTTCCCGCAGGCTTAACATGAAATTCTTCGGTCGCCCCTACCGTCTTGTGCTGCTCCTGGTGTTGTTGGGTAACTTCAGCATTTCTTCGGTTGCGCAGAATGGCTCTATGTTGGGCCAAAGCATTTCATGGAAGCGTGTTCAGTCGCCCTTTACGCCGGACCAGTCGAACGGAGCAATCGCAGGCGGGCCGGGCTCCGATCCCAATCCCGGGGCACCGATGTTTATCTGCCGCGCGCAGATCCAGGGGAGCGTTGTTCCCGGCAAGTGGGTTCAGGGCAATTGCAACGTGCCGTACGGCGGATCGGAACAGATCATGCGCTCGTATGAGGTCGCTTATGGGAGCGCCCGTTGGGGGCAATATCAGGGCAGCGTCTATGGTCTTGCGCAGACGGGAAGCAACGCTGACGGAAGCCCACTCTATTCATGCCGCGTTCACTACTCTCCCAATCCCGGAACGGATTACGGCTATCAGCCCGGCAAATTGGTCTCCGATGGGACGTGTCACATCCCGATGGGCGGAGGCGAAGTCGTGCAGGGTCCGCCGTTTGAAGTGCTCTATGCCACCGGCGGCGGAAGGCCGCCATATCCTTATCCGCCACCGTATCCACCGTACCCGCCGTATCCTTACCCGCCAGTGCAGCCTGCCCAGCCGTATCCACCGTGCCGGCGTGACGATCCGAGTGTGACGCGGCAGGTGCAGGGAGGGACGAGCTGGTATGTTGGACCGCGGTGTTCTTCGATCGATGCTTTTGGCAATGTTCAGCCCAAGTATCCACAACCCGGAGATTACGCGCCTCCTCCTCCGTATGATCCGGGAGCGAGCTCAGTGAACTGGCAGCAAGCACAGTCGCCCTTTGTTCCGGGAGACGACGCGGTGAAGGGAGGTCCGGGCAACGGTCCCAAGCCTGATTCGCCTCTTTATGTCTGCCGAGTCTATTCCAACAACGCTCTTGTACCTGGAAAGTGGGTTGAAGGAGAGTGCCGATTCGTCAACGACCAGGGAAAAGAGGACTCGTCGAAGAGCTATGAGGTCGCCACTGGCCCGGCGGAGTGGCGCAATTTCGATGGCAACATAGGAGCACTGGTGCCTGGCGGATACCTCGCCGACGGCACCCACATTTACATCTGCCGCAAGCAGATCAGCTACTTCGGCAGCAAAAAGGGGTATCAGCCGGGCTTCCTGGCCAACGGCAAGTGCCACATTCCCTATGGGGTTGATAATGTCGAGGGCACTCCGTTCGATGCTCTATACAATTCCGCGCCTCCTCAGCAAATGCCACCTCCGCCTCCTTCCGGGCCGGCTCAGCCGCATGGGATTCTGATTTCGTTCGTGAGCGGCACAGGTGCGACTGCGGGGACGGTGACTGTGACCAACGGATCGACGAACAACACCGTCACTAAGCCCTTGCCGGCCAACTCGACTCCACCGCAATGTATGGAGATTGTGCAGCAGGCTGCTTTTCAGGCGGGGCTGCAGATTCAAGCCCAGCCGGATGGGGGTCTGCGGGTCTTTGGGACGAACAATGCGGTGAATGTCACGCAGGCTTCGATTTCGGTGAGCCAGTTTTAGGTTTCCGGCCATGCTGTTTGCCAAGCGACTGCGCGAGGGGATTCGTCGCGGAGAGATCACTTGCAGCGTCCGAATTTGGATGAGTCCCCGTGTGCGAGTGGGCGGACGATATCGCATGGAAGAAGGCGAAATCGAGGTGGATTCGATTGAGACGATCGGGTTCCCAGACATTACTCCCGAGCTTGCGCGTGAGTCGGGATTCTTAGGTGTTCTGGATCTGCTGAAGGTGGCAAAGCATGGTAAGGGCGAGAATATTTACCTCATCCGGTTTCACTATGTGCCACCGCGCTCTCGTACGGGGCAGGGATGCTCTGAGCCGAAGGTGTAGGTTTACAGGTGCAGACTCACGCGTTTTCGATTTGATCAGAGTTTTCGCGGGTGTCATTGTTAAGATATCGCTGGCTTCAATCTACTGTCTGCTCGACGGTCAACGATAACGATCATCCGCTTTTGCAGATTCGTTCGGCCAAGATAGGTTGGATGGTTGCGAAAAAAACATTCTGAAATTTCTCGATTGCTTCAAGTTCTTTACGAACCTCTTTGACAAGTCTTTTTCGAGTCTCTTGGTAGGCCAAGTCGGCGTGAACCCTCCAAGCGGCTGGATCTATTGGGTCTTTAGGCAGCGGGCTGTTTGCAATCAACTCTAAGCCCTGAGCGTGTGAGATATCGTCCGTTGTATATCGTGTTTCATGAACATGGTTTGATCGTTGTCGAGCTCGCCGTTCGAATAAAGTGACAGTCAACTTAATGAGGTTATCCAATTTAGTAGCATCGCGCGGATCCAGCCGTTTGGACTTCCTTTTTACATATTTTGCGAATAGGAGAAATCTCTCCCGCAGAACGAAGAGTTCCTGCAAGTAACTCTCCAGCAGAAAGCTGAGATAGGTAGCCTTGTTAACCTTCGGAGACCGTCCAGGCCTAGCACCGAGCAAAGCAGCAATTAACCGAAGCCTCTCGACAGAGTTGATAATTTCTACAAAGTGCTGAAAAAGATCGACGATGAATAGTTCACTTGGATTTAGCGCTGACCGTCCTAAGGTCGGAGGGGATTTTGTCTGATCGGGCCATTGCGACTTCAATACGGTCCTCATCGAACTCATAATCGCCTCTTGCAAGAGTCGAGATTGTCCTTCTGTTGACGCCATGGGGTCCTTAGGCAAGCTATAGAAACGAATGTTGATCTTGGACGGTGTCAACAGATTGTACTTTAGGCCAATTTGATTGACTCGAACCCCAAAATCCCGTATTCTAAAATCCTTGCGCAGTTCCGCGTCTGCTTGTCCGTATGTCTGCGACCATCTCGCAGATTGACTGGGCGCCGAACCCGGAAAACCCCAATCGGTTGAGCCTGCGCCAAATCACCCCAAAACGCGAACATCGCGCGTGTTGGGGGCCCCGAGCCTCACGCGTCCATGAAGTTCTCGTCGTGGGTAAGTTTTGAAGCCGCGCTGTGATTTGCGCGGTCAAATTGCGTTTGAACGCAAGTTTTTAGTGGAGATAGCAGAGATGTCGACGTACATTCCCAGCGCGCACGAGATTGAGCGCAAGTGGTTCGTGGTAGACGCGAGCGGCAAGACCCTGGGGCGTCTTGCGACCGAGGCGGCCAGTGTGCTGAGCGGTAAGCGGAATCCCAAGTACACCCCATACATCGATATGGGCGATCACGTGATCGTGATCAACGCCGAGAAGGTTCGGTTGACCGGCCTGAAGAGCCAGCAGAAGGTCTATCGTCGCTACACCGGTTTCCCGGGTGGCCTGCGCGAGGAGTCTTTTGTCCGCTTGCTCGAGCGCAAGCCGGAAAAGATTGTGGAAGAGGCGATCAAGGGCATGCTGCCCAAGACCAAAATGGGCCGCAAGATGGGCACGAAGCTGAACGTCTATCGCGGCGATCAGCATCCGCACCAGGCCCAGAAGCCGCAGCCTCTGGAAGTGAAGGCGTAAGGCATTTAAGTATCCTGCCGGGGAGAGGGAAAAGCAGATCCTTCGCTCCGCTCAGGATGACAACGTATAGAGAGTTCAGGACAAGCGAATGGCAGATTTGGTTCAGTATTACGGAACGGGACGCCGCAAGTCGGCGATTGCCCGCGTCTTTCTGCGCCCCGGCAGCGGCGAGTTCAAGGTCAACGACAAGGCGTTTGACGCTTACTTTGTCACCGAGCAGCAGCGCGTGGCGGCGAAGCGCCCGCTGGCTCTGACGGAGACCACGGCAACCTTTGACGTGATTACGCGGGTTGCCGGTGGCGGCGTAAATGCGCAGGCTGACGCGATCAAGATGGGCATTGCCCGCGCCCTGCTCGAGTTCAATGCGGAACTGCGCAAGACGCTGAAGGGCGAAGGCCTGCTGACCCGTGACGCACGCGCCAAGGAGCGCAAGAAGTACGGTCAGAAGGGCGCTCGTAAGCGGTTCCAGTTCAGCAAGCGCTAATTTGGTTTTGGGAAAACCCCACCCTGTCCGCAAATTGCGCGACAAGATGGGGCACCCGGACTTAGCAGCTGCGTAGAGTTTAGGTAGTTAAATCTTCCCAAATAGGGGAATCAATTCCGGCGACCTAACCATTGCCGGGATGCAGTCCACGAAGGAGGCTGTTTGGCAACCATCACCATGAAGGAGCTGCTCGAAGCGGGAGTCCACTTCGGGCATCAGACGAAGCGCTGGGATCCTCGCATGAAGGAATACATCTTCGGCGAGCGCAACGGCATTTACATCATCGACCTGCAGAAGACCCTGAAGATGTTCAAGGACGCGAGCAAATTCGTGACCGACATCACCTCGCAGGGCAAAGTAATTCTTTTTGTCGGCACCAAGCGCCAGGCACAGGACGCGATCGCCGAAGAGGCGAACCGAGCCGGGATGTTCTACATTAACAACCGCTGGCTGGGCGGGTTGCTGACCAACTGGGTGACGGTGCAGAAGTCGGTGAAGCGCCTTCAGGAACTGGATGAGATGGCCACCGACGGCCGCTATGATCTGCTGACCAAGAAAGAAGTCATTCGCCTCGAGCGCGAACGCAAGCACCTTCAAGCCAATTTGGCTGGCATCAAGAACATGAAGCGTCTTCCTGATGCGCTCTTCGTGATCGACTCGAACAACGAAGCAATTGCTGTGAAGGAAGCCCGTAAGCTGGGTATTCCTGTCGTCGCTGTTGTTGACACGAACTGCGACCCAACGGTGGTTGACTACGTGATTCCGGGCAACGATGACGCGCTCCGCGCGATCCGCCTCTTCGCTTCAAAGATTGCCGATTCGGCAGTAGAGGGCGTGCAAATGGCCGGCGATAAGACGCTCGCCGAAGTGGCTGGCGTGAGTGCTGACGGTGTGGCTGGCGATGTCGAAGCGGGCACGCTCGAAGGCATTCAGGCTGGTGCTCTGGAATCTCCGGAAGACGAGGTTGATCTGGAAGCAGCGCTGGGTGGAGGCATTCGCAAGTCGCCTGCAACCGTGAGCGCGCTGGACGACGCTGAGGCAGCCGAAAGCAGCTTCTAAGAGATAAAAGCAGCCTGCGCCGGTTTCGATGCGGACTGCGACGTATTCTTCGCGAAAGCGTGGCTGCAGTTCTTATCGAGCCACGCTTTTGTTGTGTTCCCGCGGTTTTCGTTCATCGCACTGTAAAGACAGGTTGTAACACTGATGTTTTTGGTGCGCGTTTTGCGGAAATCCAGCCGCCAATGAAAAGATTGAGTAGAAGGGATTTGGAAAAGGAATGTCGACTGTGAGCGAGAAGATTGATGCAAAGCTGGTGAAGGAGCTGCGCGAGAAGTCCGGCGCCCCGATGGGCGATTGCCTGAAAGCGCTGCAAGAGTCGAAAGGTGACATGGAAGAGGCTTTCGTCATTCTGCGCAAGCGCGGGATGGCCTCGGCGCAGAAAAAGGCTTCGCGTACCACGAATGAGGGCGCAGTGGGCACCTACATCCACGCAGGCGGCAAGATCGGCGTGCTGGTCGAAGTGAACTGCGAGAGCGACTTCGTTGCCCGCACTGCGGACTTTCAGGAGCTGCTCAAGGACATCGCCATGCACATTGCCGCGACCGATCCCCGCTACATTCGCTCTGAGGATGTAACGGCTGAGGATCTCGATCGCGAGAAGGACATTTTCCGCGCACAGGCGGCGGCGACGGGCAAGCCCGCTCCGGTGATCGAAAAGATCGTCGAAGGAAAGATGAGCAAGTTCTACGAGGAAGTCTGCCTGCTTGAACAGCCATTCATCAAGGAGCAGACGGTTTCGATCAAGGACCTGATAGCACAGAAGGTTGGCAAGCTGGGTGAGAACATCACCGTCCGCCGCTTTGCCCGCTTTAAGGTTGGCGATCCGAACTGGACGGTTGCTCAGACCAAGGCTGTTACGGAAGAAGCGCAGTCGT
This genomic window contains:
- a CDS encoding translation elongation factor Ts codes for the protein MSTVSEKIDAKLVKELREKSGAPMGDCLKALQESKGDMEEAFVILRKRGMASAQKKASRTTNEGAVGTYIHAGGKIGVLVEVNCESDFVARTADFQELLKDIAMHIAATDPRYIRSEDVTAEDLDREKDIFRAQAAATGKPAPVIEKIVEGKMSKFYEEVCLLEQPFIKEQTVSIKDLIAQKVGKLGENITVRRFARFKVGDPNWTVAQTKAVTEEAQS
- the rpsB gene encoding 30S ribosomal protein S2: MATITMKELLEAGVHFGHQTKRWDPRMKEYIFGERNGIYIIDLQKTLKMFKDASKFVTDITSQGKVILFVGTKRQAQDAIAEEANRAGMFYINNRWLGGLLTNWVTVQKSVKRLQELDEMATDGRYDLLTKKEVIRLERERKHLQANLAGIKNMKRLPDALFVIDSNNEAIAVKEARKLGIPVVAVVDTNCDPTVVDYVIPGNDDALRAIRLFASKIADSAVEGVQMAGDKTLAEVAGVSADGVAGDVEAGTLEGIQAGALESPEDEVDLEAALGGGIRKSPATVSALDDAEAAESSF
- a CDS encoding ASCH domain-containing protein produces the protein MSPRVRVGGRYRMEEGEIEVDSIETIGFPDITPELARESGFLGVLDLLKVAKHGKGENIYLIRFHYVPPRSRTGQGCSEPKV
- the rpsI gene encoding 30S ribosomal protein S9 produces the protein MADLVQYYGTGRRKSAIARVFLRPGSGEFKVNDKAFDAYFVTEQQRVAAKRPLALTETTATFDVITRVAGGGVNAQADAIKMGIARALLEFNAELRKTLKGEGLLTRDARAKERKKYGQKGARKRFQFSKR
- the rplM gene encoding 50S ribosomal protein L13: MSTYIPSAHEIERKWFVVDASGKTLGRLATEAASVLSGKRNPKYTPYIDMGDHVIVINAEKVRLTGLKSQQKVYRRYTGFPGGLREESFVRLLERKPEKIVEEAIKGMLPKTKMGRKMGTKLNVYRGDQHPHQAQKPQPLEVKA
- a CDS encoding DM9 repeat-containing protein, whose product is MKFFGRPYRLVLLLVLLGNFSISSVAQNGSMLGQSISWKRVQSPFTPDQSNGAIAGGPGSDPNPGAPMFICRAQIQGSVVPGKWVQGNCNVPYGGSEQIMRSYEVAYGSARWGQYQGSVYGLAQTGSNADGSPLYSCRVHYSPNPGTDYGYQPGKLVSDGTCHIPMGGGEVVQGPPFEVLYATGGGRPPYPYPPPYPPYPPYPYPPVQPAQPYPPCRRDDPSVTRQVQGGTSWYVGPRCSSIDAFGNVQPKYPQPGDYAPPPPYDPGASSVNWQQAQSPFVPGDDAVKGGPGNGPKPDSPLYVCRVYSNNALVPGKWVEGECRFVNDQGKEDSSKSYEVATGPAEWRNFDGNIGALVPGGYLADGTHIYICRKQISYFGSKKGYQPGFLANGKCHIPYGVDNVEGTPFDALYNSAPPQQMPPPPPSGPAQPHGILISFVSGTGATAGTVTVTNGSTNNTVTKPLPANSTPPQCMEIVQQAAFQAGLQIQAQPDGGLRVFGTNNAVNVTQASISVSQF